A region of the Hylaeus volcanicus isolate JK05 chromosome 5, UHH_iyHylVolc1.0_haploid, whole genome shotgun sequence genome:
CGACACGGCGGTCGTTCGAGTGCGCGGTGTGCAAGAAGAAGCTGCTCCATCGGCAGTCGCTGCGCGATCACAAACTGATGCACACGAACGTGAAACCGTTCGAGTGCACCGTCTGCAAGAAAAGGTTCCTGAGGCCGAGCAGCCTGAGGGCTCACATGATCGTTCACACCGCGGACCTGCCCTACAAGTGTGACGTGTGCTCCGCCAAGTTCAAGCGCTCCTCCGTGCTCAAGACCCACAAGCTGACGCACACTGGCGTCAGGAGGTTCGAGTGTGATATATGCAAGCGTCGTTTTCACCTGAAAGGCGCTCTGAAGCATCACATACTCTCGCACTATGGTGAGGCTCTTCACTTTCCAGCGAAATCATTTCTTAAGTGTTATTCaaggttttaaaaatattgtactttTGTTTCTTACTTATGGTTTCTTTTATCGATGAACAGAGTATAGAATTCATAgctccttttttaaatttattttcaatttaaaagtatattttatttctcaaatttaaattgagaaGAAGTATGTAGtatatgttaatatatatacaaattaattttagtatatGTTTAAATTTAGTAATGTATTAAAGTAAAGATTTTAGTATTAATACTTTTAGTAAAAGGCTtttagtaaaagaaaattttagtaaaaatttagtaaagtattttaattttagtatatgttattatacacgcaaattaatttgtatgtattcttttaattttggatCATTTGTACATTACACGTgtgtacataattattttaaattgtttttatatttctttttgttgaatcaatacatatttcttcttaatttaaagtcgaaaaataaaatgtattttaaatttaaaaaatggtacAAATATGTAGACAGATGGATGATTAAGATCTGTTTGATATTTCCATTTATGATCCTTGCTGTAAAAGAAGATTGAGAGTCACTGCTTCgcgtaaaattttaattaaataacgaagaaCGAATGGAAGCAACACGCGGAAATTTATTCGTGGCAAAAATACTTCTTTccgcaataaaaattctaattttattttaaggagCAACTTTTTCACTGTGAATATTCTCACAACGGAGCAGGGAAACGCGTCGCAGGAAAAATGCCTGAACGGTTCAAACTACTTTGTAGCACGACGTCTGCTTTCTCATATAAATTCCAGCTGGTATTGagacataaaaattgtagataAGCACGAAGAGCAGTTTTAGTGGATAATCGGCGGcggtattaattaaaaaattaaccaaCGTGAAGTTTACGTCTGCCAGATGGTTGCTAATTAATCCCTCCGCCATCAGAGAATCAACGCCATTTCGTTCTGTGCGACTGAATTGTATTTAAGCAACGATAATGTTGCGGTGACGTAGGGGTTGTAGTTAACGTAGGTTTGGCCTTCAATTAAAATGGGTCTTCATAGAAACAGAGactctttgaaaaatttatagtGGCATTTTCAAGGGTCTAAGTAATTCTCAATTACTACGACATGGTACATCACCGTGTAGTGAAGGTTCacaaatttctgtttcttacagttttaaaaattcttattccTTGCAAGTTTTGAATTAGATTTTAGATTGGTACGATATCGATGGGTGTACCATCGTATATACGTCCAAGAAATAGTTTAGTCGGAATAGTCTACTAtgaaagttaaaataaaatcacgaaATAGAGGATAATTGCACCCGAGTTTTAATTTGGTAGAGTTTTGAAAGACGATCAGACGCACAGCCAccaaaaatttacagacttcgcggacacgcaagagttggaaagattgaaaatctaaaaatttaaactaacATTCCTTTTTACTTGCAGGAGTAAGGCCCTACAAGTGCGAGGATTGCGGCAAGTGTTACAGGAGGTCTTGGGGCCTGAAGGTCCACAGATACCGTCACACAGGTGTGAAACGGTTCGAGTGCGACCTCTGCAAGTCACGATTCACCGTGAAAACGAAGCTAGCGAAGCACATTTACGGCCACATAGGTGAAAAACCTTACAAATGCGATTTCTGTGGACGCCAGTATGGCGAACGCTATCAACTTAGGTCACACAAATGCGCGGCTACCGTTCGAAACCAATCCAGAGCGACGATCGAGCGTGGATTTTCAGACTCTGTCACTCAGATCGTATTTTTTCGACCCAAGTCCTCGAACGATCGAAGCGATACGAGTGCTAAGATCTGTTGATCTCATTTTTAGGTGAAACTTTCGCGGTCCAGTTTGTTTTTGCACGAAAAGCTGTCTGTGACCCTGGGTTTTAACAACGATTGTAATAATTGAGGAGCATTTATTACTCAGCAGTTTGAAAGGAAGCATTTGTAATGAAATgagtgtataaaaattgtgagATATGGTTACGCagtatgaatattatttcgtgcttaaaaaaatgaaattctttattgATTACTTGTATGTTCATGTATGAATGAATACTCACTGCAAACAAATGGTGTTTGTATATCtttgttacaatattaatCACAGTAATACAAGTTTGTAAGCCAGTTAGAATCACATCGTTGTTCTCTATTCTtcggattttattttgttttaggTAAATAGGTAAGACTAATTAAGAACGAGTTGCCAAAGCATCATGGTGgactaaaaagaaaagttgcaGAGAAGAAGATGAAAACCTCCaaaaacatacaatatatGATACTTGTCGTTTAACTAAAATATCAAGAACTTAATTAGAAGACCAGAGGTACCATTTTGTGACGACAAATATCCTTCACCTCCTGtatactttttcaaatatgaAGAATAGCTCCTGATTGCTTCCCATGTACTAGGACattcagaaattaaaaacaatcaGATCCAAGCATGCGACTGGCTGCCACTGTGCGGTCACGTCTGCTTTTAATAGAGGGCTGGTTATTAATTAGAAATGGTCAGCTTTTCCTGTTGGAACGGTTTCATCTGCACGGATCTCGTCCGTGTTTGCATGCCCATGGACCTTCCTTTATAAAGACTCGACCTTAATAAGCACCCTGGCATGGaacaaaatttcgattaatttcaacctAGCCCGACTCGGTTCGAATTGTCTTCGAACGCGACGCACCCTCCATTGACTTACAGAGCTTGGCTTAGGTTCGTCATCAAGCCTCGTGTATAATCATAGTGATCGTTCGGTATTGCTTGAACGTGACTCTTTGTGATCACCGAACAATAATATTGGATGCATTCGTTTGGATCGCGACGGTATCCCCGGGAGTAATTGTTTAATCGAAACTACGTGGACGAATAGATGATAGCGGTACCATCTTGTGTAACTTTAAGTCAACTGTCGTGGTGTTGTTATACAGTTCAGAGgaacttcatttatttttatagaaaatttaaatgagaTAAGTGACGAGCATGTAGAGGAAACTTGGTACCAAtgtttgttgaaatttaaGTGATAGAAAGGTGCTTTTTTAAGAGAGGCGTTACTTAtcttttgtgtaaaatattcagGGGGATATTCAGAAATTGGTACTATTATTCTTGTTTACGTTTACGTAAAAGGCAAGAGAATtgaaagttattattttagaagaaTGTAAAGTGTAGTATAACTGGTACCACTTTGTGTTTTTGGTTTGGTCAGAGGATAAGGGTGCCATTGGTAACATTGTAAACTTTGATTGATCTCTTTGTACAATTTCAACTAAATTAGAAAGTAAAAGTGCCATTTTATAAGAGTCGTTGTTATTCACCTATCATataaaacgaagaaatattaagAGCTCAGTAGAGTTTGACAGGTACCATTTCGTAACTTGAATTCGgttaaaaaacatttaccATTTTCCAACGACAAGCGTTATCCACCCCCTTTTATAAAGACCATTATTATTTACCCATCATAtaaaacgagaaaatattaacagtTCCGTAAAATTTCACCATTGTCACgtcgtaatttaaattcaattaaaaaatagttaccATTTTCCAACGACAAGCGTTATTTACCTTCTGAATAACCGACGTCGCTACGTACAGAATATTTGATGGAATCTCCCGCGGCTATCATTTCCTGATTGTAAAAACTTGATGCCATTTTGGTCGTAGTTTCTTTTGCCAGGATTCCGCTGTCCTCCGTTAAATAAGGATACCTGTCCACGCAGAATTCTTCTCAAGggtacattatataatttggTCTTGATAATACGCGAGCCGCCTGCTCGTCGGCCTCAACTGTATCTCGAGCACGTGGGCCCTCCTTGTGTCGCCGCACGTGAGAATGGTACTTTAAGGTGCGTGGACACAGCAGGGGCTCGCATACGGTAATCCGAGAAGAACCGTCCTTTATCTGATTGCATCTGTGATTCGCGATCCTCCGGGAGGAACTCTTTGACGATGCCGCCACGTATGTCGCCTCCTGGCCGTGTTTTTCCGTCTCTATTCACGAATTCACCATGCGTTTGGAACACCTGGGACCTAGAGAAATTCTCATCGAATCCCCCGAAAAAATTTCGACGCAATTTACGCGATCACGCGTGTTCTTTTGAGAATTTCTCAATGAATCGCAGTTCACTTTAGCGGTGGAAGAATTCATTGATTGTAGAAAATTTGTGGAAAATTGTTATCAAGCTGAGtatttgtacataattttattgattccATGCAAATGCGTGGAAAATTCAAAGTGGAAAGTATTATAGACGTGTTATTATTTCTCTTATCAGGACTTTGTTGGTATAGAGTCAGTATATGGTTAGTGTAGATATCTGTGTCTCTTTCGCCAGCGAGTTTCTGCCATGTAGAGATACTATAGGTAGAGTAGGGATGCTATAAACCTTTACCATTTCGGACGAAATGGTACCTGTCAAACTTTACTGagtttctaatatttcttcgttttatACGATGGGTGAATAACAATGGTTCTTATAAAATAACTCTTTTACTTTCTAATttagtataaattttaaaaaggagCTATGttccattaaatattttgtacgttATCAATTATTTAGGGTGGATAACGCTTGTCGctgaaaaatctatttttttagttGAATTCAAGTTACCAAATGGTATCAGTCAAAATTTACTCTGCTCCtaatatttcttcgttttatACGATGGGTGAATAACAATGGTTCTTATAAAATGGCACTTTTACTTTCTAATTTAGTTGAAATTGTACAAAGGGATCAATCAAAGTTTACAATGATAccaatttttctcgttttgcATAGAAAGTGAATCACATGAATTCTTACAAAGTGGCACCCTTATCATCTAATCAAACTGAGAACACAAAGTGGTACCAGCCACCGGTTCACTGGTTCAGTGGTACCTGCCTGTAGGtgttattttatcaatatgaATGTAAAGTtacatgtaattattaaaagtataaacgaTAACCATTTATCActaacataaaaatgatatagaaATATCCTAGTAGACAGAGACAGGCTACCGCggttttatttctcttttcaacTGTAATATAATATCTCCGTGGTTTCTTCGCATTTGCATGAATTCTGCGCGTTTCCCTCGAGTTTTCCTTTAACGCCATAACGAGATATTCGAACAGGTATTGCGCGAAGGTGTCGAAAGTGCTGCAAACCGGGCGATCTCGGCCACGGGTGACTCATGGCGGCGAATAAGGAAGCAAGACGAGCTCGTACGTGGAAAAACCGCGGCGCAATTTTGACACATCGCCCCCTCGTGACCGTTGAGAcgatttaaatacatagaaaCGCGGATCCGACGTTTCTATTTCCCGCTTAATTATGCCCGGATTCGCGGAATCTACGATCTGACAGTTTGCCAAGCCTTGCACGCGGTCTTATGCAGAGTCACGCCAActtctaattattttgataacgaTCGCAGAagctttaattattttctaccgCCGTTGTTGCTCTATTCGCAGGCGTATGCTAATGACGGGACGTCGCGTAGATACCGGGCGATGATACCGTTTCGTCGTATTCGGATCATAATTGCGAGTCGCGATTGTATGAGACTGCTGGAATTAATATGACAGTTCGCTCGATACGAACTGTATAGTATTTGACGATTAGTTTGGATGTTGATGTTATACTTTTTAGTATAACATGGACTCGGTGTCGATTTTGTTGTGAACGTGTGAAAAATCGAAACTAAATTAAAGTTTCTCTTTCCAGTGTTTCTCAGCTATTATTATATAGGCGACTGTTTTGATAAACAGACCAACAGTACAAATATGGAATATTGATTGTCTATGTGAATTATTTGGAGGAAACTGTTTCATTCGAATCGCGatttagataaatattatttcaaaaatttgttaggAATATTCAACTGCGATATTGGACTCGTAATTATAGTACTCCACTATAGTTGGAAAATGGATACATTCCTCAAAGGCATTCTTCTTGGTTCCCAAAGCTACGTTCCTGTCTTCTTGAAGTCTCATTGAAGTTTAATTCATGAAGTTAAATCTCATTCCATACTATCAATGATTACTTATTTGGATATCTGCTTGATATGAGctgttcattgcacaaatcgattcactccataaaataaaaagttgagaaatgcgaagAAGTAGTGTACattgtgtttttaaaattctctttataatataacttcaaataaatattgtagaatgcataaatagagatatagctttcatctaacggtatataaaactaataagaaagaatagcctAGAAATAATCGGCTGTAGtgttaaaatttgtctacatttattagaatttattcgaacaatatcTAATAGCATATATGACCAACCACCATTGGTAGTTGGGAAGAATGCTCCCTTCATACTACGAACTATACTATACCAGCACTATGAACAAGACTACTTGTCTATTATACATCTCTTAATCATCTTTTCGTTCGAATCGCATTAGTACCACAGAAAATGTCGAGTAACATCTCCCTACTACCAATGGCTATTTCGACATCTGTTTGCTACCTGAATTTCATCTTTGGTCAGTGATGAGATTGacattgataaatattccattagATTAGTCCCATCACTAACAGTGACTTAGTAACTTCGATCCGTCGAGCGTTTCTGTGGTGGTGCAATTACAATATTCTTTTCCGCGTCGAAAGTCGGCATACGTTCGTCGCTCACGCTCAGGAAGTCTTTCTCTTTGCCAACTGCTCTTCATTTCTATTTCGTTATGCGCGCCCTAATTGGCACCTTGCGAGCAGTACGCTGCACAACTCGCGACTGATTATTTTGTAGCAATATTTCGTCTGGCACCACTGCCTTACCGTTTCATACTTTATGAGATTGTGTCACGATTTCGTTCCAGTTTCACGTTGACACGCGGTTTTGTCTGCTTATAGTAGAATTTTACTTGTAATTGGTGTATGGAAATTACGTATAACTGTAACTCGATGGTTCTTTTTTTGCTGGTAGTAAAATTAATCACACTTTAAAATCTAGAAAAGATTTAGAAAGGCATCTTTTCCTTCCTCGTTAATATATTCGAGCAGAAGTATTCGCAGAGAAAACGTACACTGGAAGGAAAATTTATTGCTGCGCAACGTTTCGGCTTATTTCCTTAGACCTGCATTGGGATAAAAATATGCTGGAATACGGAGATAGAGACTTCGCAAAACGATTATCACAGATAAAATGTTTTAGGaaattacatgtaaaattatagTTAGTCcgatatttattgtacaaagAACTAATGACTCGtgtaaacttttttcttctctagttaacacgttgactgccaagtTACTCATTACTATAAACTGAGGAATTAAATTGATTAGTTCTGAAAGGAAgttgtcgaagaaaataaatctgaatagaACTCGTGAATATGGCCTGATTAGAAAAGTAAGTTTCACGAGAAATGCTAGACTATCTAGTTCTTAATTCtccagaaattaaattttaacctCGTAGGgattttcacgagtattaGCTTGCCGAtcaaagtgttaattaatttttaatacataatagGATTCCTCCAACGAATTTTTAAGCGAAGCTTCAAGACTTTTATACGCACTGTAATCAAGAAAAAGCAGTCGTTCATAAATGACCACCTCATCAAGTGCATGCTCAAAAACGTTCCCAGAATATAgtacaaaatgaataataaacaattgcaCTCAAATTTCATAACTCACAAAGGGGTGGCAATTGGTATTATCATCCCCCTCTCAAATTCGTCGCTATTTCTAGCTCTGTTCAACCTAGAGCAGGCATAGTGGCGCTCCGTTTGGTTTCCAAAAGGAAGAACGCGTCGagaggaatattaaataacgacGATGTCGATTAGTATTGACAACGGCGATTAAAGAGGCCGAATTGCCAGCCGGTAATGATCGAGGAGCCCCTCGCGAGCAGTGAGCACTGTAATTtcattgataatatttaaatacggGCTTTTGATAGCTGTCTACCCTCGGCTGGCATTAGCACCGGGCCCCGTAGGGCCCCGTCAGTCCCCTTCCATCTGTCCCACTCCGCCCTTGGCGCAGGCAGAGGCGTACTATTTATCGACCCGGTCCCgtcattatttcatcgaactCTTTCATCGCCTCTGCTGGTTAATCGTCGATCCGTGAGGCCCGAACCGGGCCAAGGGGCCCCCACGATTCCGctttccctttccctttcCACGTGGCTCGCGATGATTCCATTATTACATTACGCAAATTATtccattatataaatttcttggACGGCGCGGAGTTTTTGCGAAATTTCGTCACGCGCCAAGGTAACCGCGGTACCGACAATTAAAACGTCGTTACGAGTTCTAATATCGATGCTCGCGCGACCATACGATTGTTATTGGCCAAGATAACGCGAGAATCTATTATCACGCGCGTTGCCCGTTTGTCGGCATCTCCGGTTCGGTTATATAAATTCTTGTGTTCCGCGGCAACGGTTCCATCTCGTCGCCTGAAGTGACCAGAGTAGTATTCTGTAGACCAAACAAAAGTACTACGAGTTACGATGAATTTTGGTTTACCATAAATAAAGTGTAGTAGTCTCACAGTCTATGATAGTGTCCTAGACCGTAGACCCTATAATAgtgtgtataatattataaatattatttattgtagatctgtgaaattcgaattcgatgtatagtaaataatattcattgcTAAATAGttagatatataatatataaatatatattatatgtttcattgattaatatgtacaataaatgtataatttatacatgtgTATACATAAAAGTTATATACACATGAAATTCATCATGTTGCAGATCTTACAATAATTTCATCATACCGTTCATCATGATCAATTTACTAATATGTAATGTACAACAGATAACATTCgtacataaaattgaaaaataataaaatagtacgCATAATAGACATCTCCACATACAGTTTATTTACGTGTAGTTAAACGATGTGTAGgccattaattatttacaaaactttCTGTACATATCATATAAAAAACTCAATTCtcttttaaatacatagtGGCATAATCTAGAAGTAAATATGCCTGTGTCAGTCTCcctgatatttatttctcctaTAGCAGTGTTAAACTCGTAGCAGTCCTCTAACGAGCGTCTTCACGTTTAGCAAACTAAGCGCGGGGTATGAAGTGCAGTGTTCCGGAGATTGTTATAATTAACGAGAATTAACAATAatagccccccccccccccccccgttgAGATCTTAATTGCAACGAAACCCTAATTTCCATGTCTACTAGCTATAGGTGGCTGCGTCTCACCGGTTTCATCTTTATCTTTTCTCTGTTATGAATTAAAAGCGCGTTAACTTTAGACGTTGCCGACGATTAAGATCAAGGGTCGGGTTAATTAAAGGCGTAACTTCGTCTGTTGTATAATTCCGACGTATGTTTAATCGAAACGTGACGTTTCGAGGTGGTGAGCGTCAATCCTTTACGTGATTAGGATGTCTCTCGCGTTTGCTtcgttttttgaaatttaatttcctcgcAGATATCATCGAGAAAGAACCatttctcgaattttcgaaacCAATCATCGTCTCGAATCTTTGACTAGCATTAAACGTTGATTaagtttagaaattaattctgtgcttttaCGTTCAAACATTTGTAACTGCAGTTcgagtacaaatatttaatcgtcgttttgttacgttaaattgGCGATCTTCTAAGCCCCTCAACTTAATTCACATAGcaattgtatatgtatatacaagtTTCAGTAACCAACTTTATTAGTGTTAATATTTTGGTTGTTGTTGTTCTCCATTATTTGTAACTGCAGTCCCAATCTTCACAGTATATGAAAACACATAGATTGTTTTGGGATTCGCTTTTACAAATATCTTGTAACGGAGGGAAGATTAAAAGTTATcggatttttctttgtaaataaatgataagtttACCTTGGAAAGGCACGgcattaatttctacacctaatacttTGAGCACcgaattaatgaatttattctaattaGAAAGTAAGTCTATGTAGAACCAAAGCTTTTAGTACGTGGATTTATATAGATACGGAGTGTATACTTATGATTTACGGATCGTTAAGTTATAAAGCAGCTATAATCCAGTGAACAGTAATAAAATGGAAGGAATTTAGTTCTTTATACCGTTGAGAACGATCAGATAAGGCTCAACaaggaaaagaaggaaattcCTTTTTAACAATACGTATAAAGTATCGTGATGAATGTGATTCGCTTATGATATACGCATCGTTACTTTATAAACTAATTATAATACGTAATCACAACGAATGTTAAGAGTTGCTCGTTATAACCAATAAAAGTACGTGTTTGTTCCTTGCACATATCATTGCAAGCTACGCCGAGCAAAAAAGTTAATCCgacgtatatttaaaattaaaaataattgaataatcgTGTTCTCAAAGATAAAACTAAAGTAGAATAATAACGTGGCTATTAACAGTGACTTTAAGTAATATAAAACTCGAGGCTTTTATCGTTACACGTTCCGTAACCTTCAATTTAATAGATCTCGGCTTTGTTTTcacagaagaaaaattaattttcccttCCGTCGGTTACGTGTTGTAATTGACGTTTCATCGGCAAATGCAAACCGTgccttaattaaattatcgtggataatattttatgtaatattaattgcaAACGCCAGACAGGAGACGACAAGGTAATTGAAAAGTTGAACGTTGATAGATGGAAGTTATTTCCCTTTAAAAGGTGTTCCATAATGCGTTGAATCATTTATGCTAGGGAATAAATTCTGCAATCTTGAGCCGGAAGAGACGATAAACAGTCTCGAACGtgatacatatatttttcactcagttcttttatttccctttattataattaacactaaacctacaaCTAACGATCAAATCAtggttttcaaactttcatgTACAGTTCCTGTatgcaatatatgaattatacacaattatttaatgcatCATTCATATTAGaatcacgtgaaatattttcggatttaattgaaaaggaTGTCTAAAATTAGTCATTTATCTGATCATAATGAAACAcggtaggtttagtattaaacatgaaaaataatgtcgtcCAAGTGTCTTGTTATCTTTTagacatataatttatttacacgtaGCAATAAAAAGGACCatcgataatttataaaattactatACTCTACAacttatgaaatatttaaaattctagcACTATTCTGTTTTAAGAATTCCAACGATTAAAATCATTGTTCGGTTCTAACATAAAATTCCAAGACTAAGTAGGTGTAAGGATAAATTCGAGCAATGCGAGTAGAAGAAAAGAGAATTGCAGGTTAGAGTGGCTGTGGGGAGCAATTAATAATCGTCGTTGATGGTTTCCTAGCCGTTTCGATGATCAGCGGCGCGCGTTTCCGTGATTTGCATGGTTCGCAGGGATCGAGCAACCATAAATTCAAGGAAAGGGGTCGGCTTTTTCCCGCCGTCTGAGCGCGATCTAATTGGATATGAAATTAAGTCAAACGAAATCCTGGCAAAAATCCCAACGCCACGCCggaatttgaaattcatatCTTCCGGCTGCGCGAGAGGATGCGCCGGTCGCGCTCGCGCATCCGTCATCTTTTTCTGCTCGTCCTGGAGAACGCATAATTGCGCTGCTGCATAAACTCCTCCTTGGACGTCGGGTCGATGCCATTGGAACTGGACGAGTAGGTCGAAGGAATCTTTATCATTGCTCACCGTGGCTCGTTGCGTCATCGTTGATAGAACACTCGTGACAGCTGGGACGCGCATGGGCAAGAACAAAAATACGGAAATTCGCAATCGGCAAATACTTTACGTTTccaataccgagtactgatgaaaataataaaactctgAAACtagacatcgcaaatttgtatcgttagattaaaaattacaaaatatgtttcgaaatattgaTGCTGTACATATGTagtgttgaaaataaaaagattttcataatttttcataatcaggaatagaatttgaagtgacgtgaatcctttgaaatttcttcagattagacaaattttaatctttcaaGGTTCCAGTCATAGTTTCAGGGTGTATTTCAGAAGTAGTTTGTACATATGGAGAATAGTTAACGCGAGGTTTACGGACCACCCGTTCCAAATATCACGGGGTTTTACaaaaactgtttatttttttactaatcATTTATGTTGACTTTCATCCCAATTTCTCgacaaatattgtatttagAAAACGTCGGATACTTATGCATCAACCTAACTGTCCCCATCCCTCACACAGGGTGTTGGGCCTCTCCCCAAAGAACCTAAGGGCTGAAATGCGTCTTAGGACCCAACAAATCAAGATCTCCGTGATAGTTTCAGCAGTTTTGAAATACTCACAGATTTCAGATCGCTTCCAGCTACCACGAGACTACTAAATGGTTCCTCTTCGGTTACACGTCATCCAACCTTAAGCAACCGCGTCAAGGCGGAAACCATTTGCAGAGAGTTGTCCGAGGTATGGATAACGAAACGGTTTTTACCCAGAGCAGCCAGCTTGGCCTCCGCATCAATCGGTGATCCTAGGTGGACAGGACGCGTCTTGCCGCCAGTCGAGTACCCTGGATCTTTAACGGTTCACGGTCTCAAGACAGGAAAGCTGTCGCGTGCTTCATCGCCGCGCCCAGCGTCTGCGCCGGTGAATGAAACGAGGCATTCGCGGTCTCGTTTTGCGTCTGGCTTCGTTTCCAGTCCGATCGTGTAGCCTTCCGTCTCGATTGACAGCCTTAATATATCTGTTCGCGATGCGTTTCATCTGGAACGTTTAGGTATAATCCGACTTAATGCCGGCTGATTCAATTCAATGAGCCCCGACGATGGCTTGAAAAAACATCGGGTACCGGGAGCTGCCCGGCAATGTTCATGGAAATCGCCTTAATTCGGCCGATTATGGGAAGATTTTTCGTGCATGTTTCTGGAGCAGAAACCAAACGACCGTGTGATAATTGTGCTTTAGTAGATTATTCATCTTGGGATTGCGAAAATGGGAAACTTGACGAGGGTGAAGTTTCTTCGTAACATCTTTTTGGAggatttatgtataatttaagtTTTGAAGTAGGAGAAATTGTAcactttcgaataaaac
Encoded here:
- the LOC128876420 gene encoding gastrula zinc finger protein XlCGF71.1-like isoform X2 — its product is MVDHSHGKLFQCGFCRKQFSRSAALKDHIQVHESFKAFRCRHCGLRFEDKDQLKDHRSEAHSTRRSFECAVCKKKLLHRQSLRDHKLMHTNVKPFECTVCKKRFLRPSSLRAHMIVHTADLPYKCDVCSAKFKRSSVLKTHKLTHTGVRRFECDICKRRFHLKGALKHHILSHYGVRPYKCEDCGKCYRRSWGLKVHRYRHTGVKRFECDLCKSRFTVKTKLAKHIYGHIGETFAVQFVFARKAVCDPGF
- the LOC128876420 gene encoding oocyte zinc finger protein XlCOF6.1-like isoform X1 — its product is MVDHSHGKLFQCGFCRKQFSRSAALKDHIQVHESFKAFRCRHCGLRFEDKDQLKDHRSEAHSTRRSFECAVCKKKLLHRQSLRDHKLMHTNVKPFECTVCKKRFLRPSSLRAHMIVHTADLPYKCDVCSAKFKRSSVLKTHKLTHTGVRRFECDICKRRFHLKGALKHHILSHYGVRPYKCEDCGKCYRRSWGLKVHRYRHTGVKRFECDLCKSRFTVKTKLAKHIYGHIGEKPYKCDFCGRQYGERYQLRSHKCAATVRNQSRATIERGFSDSVTQIVFFRPKSSNDRSDTSAKIC
- the LOC128876420 gene encoding zinc finger protein 98-like isoform X3 → MHTNVKPFECTVCKKRFLRPSSLRAHMIVHTADLPYKCDVCSAKFKRSSVLKTHKLTHTGVRRFECDICKRRFHLKGALKHHILSHYGVRPYKCEDCGKCYRRSWGLKVHRYRHTGVKRFECDLCKSRFTVKTKLAKHIYGHIGEKPYKCDFCGRQYGERYQLRSHKCAATVRNQSRATIERGFSDSVTQIVFFRPKSSNDRSDTSAKIC